The uncultured Hyphomonas sp. genome includes a region encoding these proteins:
- a CDS encoding cold-shock protein, translating into MATGKVKWFNDQKGFGFIKPDEGGTDVFVHISAVERSGLRTLAEDQAVSYELYKDERRGKTSAVDLKIL; encoded by the coding sequence ATGGCAACTGGCAAAGTGAAATGGTTCAACGACCAGAAGGGCTTTGGCTTCATCAAACCTGATGAAGGCGGCACGGACGTGTTCGTTCACATCTCCGCAGTTGAACGCTCGGGCCTCCGCACGCTGGCGGAAGACCAGGCTGTTTCCTACGAGCTCTACAAGGACGAGCGCCGCGGCAAGACCTCGGCGGTGGACCTGAAGATCCTCTAA
- the rimP gene encoding ribosome maturation factor RimP — translation MSAAVPGTGPPLFFSQKVRQTRMIALTEQERRILGLATPVAESLGMELVRLRIQGGRRPHLQIMAEKEGGAPTDVEDCARLSRALGPVLEAADPIKEAYTLEVSTPGIDRPLTREGDFARWVGHLAKVELARPIDGRRRFTGVITGEDADGAHIELDDEVELVAHVHEMSRASLVLTDELIEAARLAGNLPPQPDEDDLGDLEIDETEDETDTNEETGDVQ, via the coding sequence ATATCGGCGGCGGTTCCGGGAACGGGGCCGCCGCTTTTCTTTAGCCAAAAGGTCCGCCAGACCCGCATGATCGCCCTGACTGAACAGGAACGCCGCATTCTCGGCCTCGCCACACCCGTGGCCGAGTCGCTGGGCATGGAGCTTGTGCGCCTGCGCATCCAGGGCGGACGCCGGCCGCACCTCCAGATCATGGCCGAGAAAGAAGGCGGCGCGCCGACCGACGTCGAGGATTGCGCCCGCCTGTCCCGCGCGCTCGGCCCGGTCCTCGAAGCGGCAGACCCGATCAAGGAAGCCTACACGCTGGAAGTTTCCACCCCCGGCATCGACCGCCCGCTGACCCGGGAAGGGGATTTCGCACGCTGGGTCGGCCATCTGGCCAAGGTGGAACTCGCCCGGCCAATTGACGGCCGCCGCCGCTTTACCGGCGTGATCACCGGCGAAGATGCGGACGGGGCCCATATCGAGCTGGACGACGAAGTCGAGCTGGTGGCCCACGTCCATGAAATGAGCCGCGCGAGCCTCGTCCTGACCGACGAGCTGATCGAAGCGGCCCGGCTGGCAGGCAATCTGCCGCCGCAACCTGACGAAGACGACCTCGGCGATCTGGAGATCGACGAGACCGAAGACGAAACAGATACCAACGAAGAGACGGGAGACGTCCAATGA
- the trmB gene encoding tRNA (guanosine(46)-N7)-methyltransferase TrmB: MTDTTGNQGGNPSGRPIRTFGRIGGRALSARQQALVDDLLPKLQVPEGLSDPQTLFPGLTETWLEIGFGGGEHLAEQARRNPDAGIIGCEPFIEGMAKALTQVNADGLSNVRLRMDDARPLVDGLAPGSLARVFIMFPDPWPKKRQQKRRLIQPDFLDSLHRACRKGARVRFATDVASYADEALWRFLQHGGYRWLAEGADDWRRPPADHVTTRYETKRLGDCAPVWCDFEII, from the coding sequence ATGACCGACACGACAGGCAATCAGGGCGGCAACCCATCAGGGCGCCCCATCCGGACCTTTGGCCGCATCGGCGGGCGGGCGTTGTCTGCACGCCAGCAGGCGCTGGTCGACGACCTGTTGCCGAAACTGCAGGTTCCGGAAGGCCTCAGCGATCCGCAGACACTGTTTCCCGGACTGACGGAAACCTGGCTGGAGATCGGTTTCGGCGGCGGGGAACACCTGGCCGAACAGGCCCGGCGCAATCCGGACGCCGGCATCATCGGCTGCGAACCCTTCATCGAGGGCATGGCCAAGGCGCTGACGCAGGTGAATGCTGACGGTCTTTCCAATGTCCGCTTACGGATGGACGATGCCCGGCCGCTGGTCGACGGGCTGGCGCCCGGCAGCCTGGCGCGGGTGTTCATCATGTTCCCGGATCCCTGGCCGAAGAAGCGCCAGCAGAAGCGCCGGCTGATCCAGCCGGACTTCCTGGACAGCCTCCACCGCGCTTGCCGGAAGGGTGCACGTGTACGCTTTGCAACAGACGTGGCGAGTTATGCCGACGAGGCGCTGTGGCGCTTTCTGCAGCATGGCGGCTACCGCTGGCTGGCCGAAGGCGCAGACGATTGGCGCCGCCCGCCGGCAGATCATGTGACGACCCGTTATGAAACAAAGCGGCTCGGGGATTGTGCCCCGGTCTGGTGCGATTTCGAGATCATCTGA